A DNA window from Parus major isolate Abel chromosome 9, Parus_major1.1, whole genome shotgun sequence contains the following coding sequences:
- the GPR148 gene encoding probable G-protein coupled receptor 148 — protein sequence MDFPGCTSVRRANGTVIHLRKTEFNSSSNLDDTTLLLLLEEWSLTPSGTNTKMFLISPVVCLLAGVLIIPTILFVIFSRFKIRQETRYMLLGNALLSDLIYLLFYTLSAALNTAHLHLPKEACVLLLFLLAVAYCGGLFTAVAIVLDTYIAVLFPLRYIAILPPSRTKKIIVLLWMCSGAFPGIFFLVLWTTHSFVPCVMETCSVPVILILTLNRTDAVKLCFWLSTTVIILCLSVIFCCYAILYFKTKHSGIWESICSRASVTFLMHNTVLFFYFFPLLALFVESFLCVNVVIRLQTGILISLTVCNVLMILPKVLFPFLYGLRYREISASLKSIVRRKQLRLVSPAPPPS from the coding sequence ATGGACTTCCCTGGCTGTACCTCAGTAAGGAGAGCGAATGGAACTGTGATCCACCTCAGGAAGACAGAGTTTAACAGTTCCTCAAATTTGGATGACACAACTTTGCTCCTTTTGCTGGAGGAATGGTCTCTCACCCCATCAGGCACGAacacaaagatgtttttaatcTCTCCAGTTGTCTGCCTCTTGGCAGGTGTCCTCATCATCCCTACCATCCTGTTTGTGATCTTCTCTCGGTTTAAAATCCGCCAGGAAACAAGGTACATGCTGCTGGGAAACGCTCTGCTCTCTGATCTGATCTACCTGCTGTTCTACACCCTGTCAGCTGCTCTCAACACAGCACATCTACACCTCCCGAAGGAAGCTTGTGTCCTCCTCTTGTTTTTGCTGGCAGTGGCTTACTGTGGAGGACTGTTCACAGCTGTCGCAATAGTCTTGGACACGTACATCGcggttttgtttcctttgcgCTACATCGCTATTCTGCCTCCTTCACGAACTAAAAAAATCATTGTATTGCTGTGGATGTGTTCTGGAGCTTTCCCTGGCATTTTCTTCTTGGTGCTCTGGACTACACACAGCTTTGTGCCCTGTGTCATGGAAACGTGCTCAGTTCCAGTGATACTAATATTAACTCTGAATCGGACTGATGCTGTGAAACTCTGTTTCTGGCTTTCTACCACAGTTATCATTCTCTGCCTGTCTGTAATATTTTGTTGCTATgctattctgtattttaaaaccaaacacTCAGGTATTTGGGAGAGCATCTGCTCCAGAGCCAGTGTAACATTCTTAATGCACAAcactgtgttatttttttacttctttccaCTCCTGGCTCTTTTTGTAGAATCATTCTTGTGCGTTAATGTTGTCATCAGACTGCAGACAGGAATCTTGATCTCCCTGACGGTCTGCAACGTCCTCATGATTCTTCCTAAAGTTTTGTTCCCTTTTCTGTATGGGCTTCGATACAGAGAGATCTCAGCCTCTCTCAAATCCATCGTCAGGAGGAAGCAGCTTCGCCTGGTGTCACCTGCTCCACCACCATCCTGA